A portion of the Krasilnikovia cinnamomea genome contains these proteins:
- a CDS encoding WecB/TagA/CpsF family glycosyltransferase has protein sequence MAQGKRNVLGVLVDAVDYEAATEQIITAARERRPFAVTALAVHGVMTGVQDRAHNARLNSFDLVTPDGQPVRWALNLVHGARLADRVYGPTLTLKVLERAAAEGLPVYLYGSTQPTLDRLVPALEGMFPALKIAGVEASKFRSVQPGEDAEIAERIKASGARVVLVGLGCPRQEVFTYAMRPLLDMPLLAVGAAFDYHAGLLKNPPAWMQRYALEWLWRLGLEPKRLWKRYVLLNPAYLARLAAQKSGLWRASPPAPATERVPTFAV, from the coding sequence ATCGCCCAGGGCAAGCGCAACGTCCTCGGCGTCCTGGTCGACGCGGTCGACTACGAGGCCGCCACCGAACAGATCATCACGGCCGCCCGGGAACGGCGCCCGTTCGCGGTCACCGCCCTGGCGGTGCACGGCGTGATGACCGGAGTGCAGGACCGCGCCCACAACGCCCGGCTCAACTCCTTCGACCTGGTCACCCCGGACGGTCAGCCGGTGCGCTGGGCGCTGAACCTGGTGCACGGCGCCCGGCTCGCCGACCGGGTCTACGGCCCCACCCTCACCCTCAAGGTGCTGGAGCGCGCCGCCGCCGAGGGCCTGCCGGTCTACCTGTACGGCTCCACCCAGCCGACCCTGGACCGCCTGGTCCCCGCGCTGGAGGGCATGTTCCCCGCCCTGAAGATCGCCGGGGTCGAGGCGTCGAAGTTCCGCTCGGTGCAGCCGGGCGAGGACGCCGAGATCGCCGAGCGGATCAAGGCGTCCGGGGCGCGGGTCGTGCTGGTCGGCCTCGGCTGCCCCCGCCAGGAGGTCTTCACGTACGCGATGCGCCCGCTGCTGGACATGCCGCTGCTGGCCGTCGGCGCGGCGTTCGACTACCACGCCGGCCTGCTGAAGAACCCGCCCGCCTGGATGCAGCGGTACGCGCTGGAGTGGCTGTGGCGGCTCGGCCTGGAGCCGAAACGACTGTGGAAGCGGTACGTCCTGCTCAATCCGGCGTACCTGGCGCGCCTGGCCGCGCAGAAGTCGGGCCTGTGGCGGGCCAGCCCGCCGGCGCCCGCGACCGAGCGGGTGCCCACCTTCGCGGTATGA
- a CDS encoding DUF397 domain-containing protein: METKGFRIDLSRAQWFKSSRSGPNCDNCVEVAFVDEAIAVRDSKNPQGPALIFTAAEWDAFVGGAKDGEFDH, translated from the coding sequence ATTGAGACCAAGGGTTTCCGGATCGATCTGAGCCGCGCACAGTGGTTCAAGAGCAGCCGTAGCGGACCGAATTGTGACAACTGCGTCGAGGTCGCCTTCGTCGACGAGGCGATCGCGGTGCGCGATTCCAAGAACCCGCAGGGCCCCGCCCTGATCTTCACGGCCGCGGAGTGGGACGCATTCGTCGGCGGAGCCAAGGACGGCGAATTCGACCACTGA